The Flavobacteriales bacterium genome contains the following window.
TCCTATGTGAAATATTGCATGGCAGGCAACACAGCATGTTATTAGATTGTCCGCAGTATTAGTTATTGTACTGTCAACATGGTGTAAATTCATCCATTTGGTCGCCTGATGTCCGCAAAATTGACAAGTATTATTATCTCTTGATAAAACTTCTTGTCTTAGCGATTTAGGTATTGGATTATCTCCGTTATTCCAATAAAAGGGATTTTTTATTCCTGGATGCAGTTTTGGTTTCTTCATGATTCAACGTTTTTCCTAATTACACACAACTTGTTTATATGTGGAAGTTATAAAACAACCCCAAGATAACAAACCTCAAAAGAGGTTATTCAATACTTTTTCTTTGTTTTTCGTAAGTTTACAGAATTACAACTTAGGAGCCTCCTTGGGTGGTTAATCTTACTTTTATGAAAAACAATCAGCTTGAAAATTTTAAAAGAATACTTGAAATCCATTTATTGTTATACAAATACTATTAATCTAATTTTTAAATTGACACTCTTGAAGTTTAGTTCATCAAAATAAATTAAAAAAATCTTTTCTGCTCACACCACAATAATCTAATATTATCCCTAAAGGCGCCTTTAGTTCTGAATCTAAATTATTTGGCAAAATTAGGTTCTTCTCATATGCTCTTAATTCAAAAATTAAGGCCCATTTAAATACATTTTTAATTGCTTCAACCTTATAAAAATATTCAGGCAATAAATCAACAAGATCAGACTCTAAACTCATTTTAATTTGACTTAATGTTTTTTTTGATTTTGCTATTTCAATTGCCATTATAATTGTTTGATTAACCCCCTCACTACCTAAATTACCATATTTAAACCCTTCACTCAATGCTACTTTCCTTTGATGTGGATCTAAAAAGGCGATATTTTTTAAAATATAATCAAGAATTAACAAACTATGAGATAAAATGATATAAACCGCTCTTAATGCTATTTCCTTTTTTTGTTTGTCAAAACATTTATTAACAAAATATTTTAAAGTAATTAAATTTGAATTAAGCCCACTGAAATCAAGTTCATCTAACAACCTAGATTTAGACTTTTCATAAATATTATTCCAAGTTATATTTCTATATACATTATAACTTTTTACGCTACTAAAGAGGGTTAACAACTCTTCCTCTGTTAATCTTTCTAAATTGCTATAATTAAGTTTTTGCAAAAAATTACCATCCAGTATTGTTATTTTATTTTGTATCCCGTATTTTCTAACAGCATCTTTCTTATCAGATGTAGCCACAACACAATTATCAAATCCAAGTAGGTTTTGCAATCCCTTTGCCCATAAAATCCTTTCAAATGCTTTAGGTGTTTTCTTGTTTTTAATATCTACATTAGCCCTTTCTCTTGTTAACCCAGAAACCCTACCATATAAAAACAAATCTATATCTGTTATCTCATTACCTTTGAAGCTATATTTTACTCCTCTAGCAACATAGTACCCATTATTAAGAAAGTATAAACGTAATTTTTCTTCCATTAATGGACCTTTAAAAAGTTCGACCTGTTTTGCCATTCTAATTTCTTATTGTTCTAATTAACTCTCCTATTTCTTTTCCAGATGAAGCTTCTCTTCTCTTTCTGATTTTTTGTCTATTTTTTTCAGGTCCAATATAACAAGAAACATTAGAACTGCCTACTACAACTGAACCAAGTGTTGAATCCTCAGCTAAGTCCCCATTTTCAATAACTGAAAGTGCTAATTTAGCAATATCATATTTTAGAAGCCTCATATAATACATCGTACCATGGTAATGCTCAAGTTTAATTACTCTGTTTAGTTCTAACACTTGATAATCTTCTCCTATAGCGGTACATGGACCAACTCTTTCACCTCTTATTAATTTTCTTAATGTGTTTACTAACATCGAAGAACCTTGTATTCTTCCCCTACCAAAAGAACTTATTTTCAAACCATAAACTAAAGATGTAATAAATGCTTTTGCCATATCTAAAGCATCTTCTTCAAATGGATTGCCATATTTGGCAAAAGAAGAGGGCTTAGTCAAAAATACTTTTGAATGGCTGTTATTACTTACTTCATTAAAATCATACATCGCAATAGACTGTAATCTAGCCAATAATTTAGCTCCAAGAATTTTCTCAGCAGTTTCTATCAAAACACACCCATCATTTGTTATTAAATCATCAACTTCTTTAACAAGCTTCTCTTCACTCCCAATTAAAGAATCTAAAACCTTTTGAGTCTTTACTATCGCTTCTCTTTTAAACAAGTTACCATTAAAATAGTTTTTTTCTTCATCCAAAATCTCATAATCAACTATACCTATTTCTTCAGATTGATTAAAAAGTTTTTCATTAGTTTTTGAGTCTAGTTTATATGTGTCAGCAATGTATTCTTTTAGAACAGTTTCTTTAATAGGTTTATCAGAACTATAATTTGTTAATTCTAAAGATGCTTTTTGATAATTATTTGATTTTTCATTAAATATATCAGCAGTGTGTGTCAAAACATTAGAAGTAGTTAAACCTAATACTCTAACCTCTCCATTTTTTGAAACATCTATTAACTGATTCTCTTTTAATGTATTTAATAGAACGGGTAATTCAAATCGCTTACTTATATTCAATGTGTCTGATACAGCATTAACTTTATTCTTATCTAGTACGCTTTCTTCGTTAGTAGCTGAAAAGCATGACAACAGAAGCCCACACTTTCCAGCTTCATCAACATCATCAAAATCAGGAATATTCGATACTTCTTGTAGTTTTTTTGCGTGATGAATTATCCAAGCTCCTTCTGTTCTTTTTTTCATAAAATACTATTTATACAACATAAAACCTGTTATGAAATCAGCTGTTCTTTTTTTAACCAATTCATTAACTTTACTTTTTTACTTAATCCATTATTCTTAGCTCCGCTTACAGAAAAACTTTTAATTCAATTACACCCTACTTGTTTTTAATGGCCAATGTCCAACATTTCCTTGCCTTGAAAGCTTCTCTTTATTTTTTTATATTATCTCGGGTTTTGAAGACTCATTTTATATCCATACTTAACTAGATACATTTTATTAGATTTATTCTCTCCTTTAAAATCTCTAGAATAATTAAAGCTTGAATAAACTTTAGCTGTTAAACTATTTTTTTCTAACTCATCGACACCTACTAATCCATCAATTATTAGTTTTATATCTGATTTTGTAATTTTGGACGTGTTATATGTAATTTCAAAATTTAGTAAAGAATATCCATTAGTGATGTAATCATTATTTTTTGTATAAAAGTCTAAGTAATTTATTAAAAAAGGATTCTTTGTATCCTGTTTAGGTGGATTCATTTTTAACTCTCTTAGCATTATTCTTAGTTTTCCTGTAAAATGATTTTGAAACTCAATATCATAATATGTACCTACTATATTTACTTCATTATTTATTAAATTTTCTATTTTTGCTTCTACTTCCCCAGATATTTTTGCCCCACTTGTATTTAGCACCGATTTAATATTGCTTTTGATTCCACTCTTAAACAGCTTCTCTATTTTATGCTGTTGCTTTATATCATTGGGATTAGTTTTAGTATAAATTGACTTTTGAAGCATACTACGAATTGCTATATATTTAGGTATAAACATAACCTGTTTCTTCCCTACATAAGAATCTTCCATATTAAAATCAGATAAAAAGTCCCCCCATAAATCAGCACTAATCAACACATTATCTGGTATATAATTTGGTATAGTTGCCTCTTCAAGGTATGATATATAAACTTCATCTAACACGCCATAATCCCCTTTAAGAAAAATCAAATCTATAAAATCTTCATGTTTACGTAGTTTATTGTATCCAATTAACCTACCCAAAAAACTGTACTCTTTAATTGGAATAATTGGATCTTTAATTAAAAGAGAAGTATTTTGAACATTTTTCAGCCCAAATTGATTAGTACCATTTATTACCTTAGAGCTTATTTTCGCATCAAACAAAGTAATAGATTCAGCACAGCTTGAAAATAAAACTAGTATTGTTAATAATTTTAAAAAATTTTTCATAACAATGTTATTTTTAAATAAGAAACACACATAACATCAGTTAACAACACAAAACAATCATTAACCAAATAACCATTCAAAATTACATAGAACTTTGATACCTACGACATACTAAGTTTTTAACATAGATAGCTAGGTATATAGACCTAATCCAAACAAAACAGTTGTTTATTTGGTAATAATTGTAAAAAAATAAAATTAATTTTACGTTTAATAACTCCAAGAAAATCATCTATGAATACATTTTTATTTTTTCTAATTCTATTCATTTTTTGCTCATTTGTTGTTTTAATGATATTGAGAGATAAACTCCCTAAAGTTTACATGTTTTTTAGAAATGACTTTACAGAATATGTATTTGTTAAAATAGATCGATATATTGGAGAAAACAATGAAGGGAAATTTGATAAAGTAAAAATAGTAAAGGAGATAGAAACAAAATATATAGCAAAAGAAATTGAGTTAAATACAAATATTCCTGATGAGCAAAATAATAAAAAGCTATCCACAAAAGATAAAGGAAGAATATTTGAAGAGTACGTCGTTAGTTTGATAGACTTTGATAATGATTTTACATTTAAGGAATGGAGAGGAGACAAATATATTAATGGTAAATATCCAAATTCTAACACTTATCCGGACTTACAAATATCTTATGACAACATGAAAGATAAAATACCATTTGTACTATCTTTAGAATGTAAGTACCGATCTGGATTTTATGAAGATCATTTAAATATAGGGGCAAAACAACTGGAAAACTACAGGAAGTTTGCAATGCAAGAAAAACAAAAAGTTTCTGTAATTTTAGGAGTTGGAGGCCCACCTTCTAACCCTGATAAAATTTACTTAGTTCCATTAAAAAAGTTCAATACAGACGGATCTATTAGCCAGTTAACAGCCAATACATATAAACGTGACAAAAGCAAATTAAAATTTGATTTAAAGACACAAACAATTGTTTAATATCAAGATACATAGCCGATAGGCTTCAATAAATAAAATCAAAAAAACAAAGAAAACCACGAATGAATAAAATTTGTAGGAACGACAGCCCCAAAAATGAAGAGAATTCAACTTAACCAATAAGAGGGTTAGCGAGGCGTATGGTTCACTCCGGATAAAGCTTAGAATATCAAAATTAATAATAAACAGCAGTACCAAACATTAAAAACAAGCTAGAATTTAAAGATTAGATTATAACAAAAAAAGAAGTATACAAATTGTAACTAAATAATAAAAACAATATAATAGGATACAAAAAACAGCTAGGATATTGATAAATACTAATTCCTAACTATTACTATTAGTTGATTTTTATCCTACTACCCTTAATACGCTAGTTATACAAGGGATTCCCTTAATTGGGAATGATTAATTTACAAAGCCTTGCTTCAAAACCTGTCCTAATAAATAGAAAATTACATTTCTTAATAATTTGTTAAATAGTATCAATTCATTTTACCCCACAAAACTACTTGAGAATTCGAGTAATCTTGCGGGGATATGTTAATATGAATTTTATTTCTTAACTACTTTATCAGTATAAACCACTTTTTCATCAGCAGTTATTGTAATAATATAACTACCGTTTGTATAGTCTTTTAATGAAAGAACTATTTCGTTTTCATCTTCTGTTAATACCTCTGAATAAACTTGTTTACCAAGAATGTCTGTTACTGATAATGTTAAGTTTTGATATGGTTCTAAATACTTATATCTAACCGAAACAAAGTCAGTTGTTGGGTTGGGATATAACAACATGAATTCATCTTTTTCTTCCAAGTCCAGAGAATGGTTAACATACATACTCTTTGTTAAGTCTGGCATATAAGCAGGTTCTATATAACTTGATTCATTATTAAGAGCCAATATTGCTTGTGCGCTTGAATGCCCTAATCTATTATCCAAAACCAGCTCTTTTAACTTATCAATTTCTGATTGAGGTAGATCATGAACCTGATACCCCTCTATTTCCCAATTTTGTTTTAAGTTGTTGAATAGAGTTAAATCATCAATGTATTTATTCTCTTGATCTGTTAAATCAAATGAGTTTAAAGTGCTCAAAGTTGAACTAACTAATGATTGATTGCCCTTTGCCATTGCAATTTTTAGTTTTTGTAGTTCATATTTAACTAAACCTGTATTTGAAACTAAATCGATTAACGCTTCTGTTGAGTCATAAGAAATGGTATCATAAGCAATGTATTCTATTCCTGCTTGTATGATTTGATCCAATTCCTTTCTATACTTTGAAACTTCTAATGCTAAAAATTCTTCCGTTGATAATGTTGTTTTCCCTAACTTAATTTGGTTTCTCATGTATTGAGGAAGTTGGTTAATTCTATTGTCCAGAATTTCGTCTAACTCTTTAATTTTTGCAGATTGGGGATTAGCAACTAAAATATTTCTAATCATAGCTAAGGTGAATCCATCTTCTTTTTTCGCTACCTCCATTAATACTTCATCAGATAAGTAACCTGCTTTATCCATTAAGTCCATATAATTGGCGTAAGCATCTTGATCAGTTGTAGAGGCAACTTCTGCTTCTAATTGCGCTGTTGAACCTCCATCAATCAAGCTATTATAGGTGTTTATTGCTGTATTTAGATTTAGCATTGCTCCTGATTTTAGGAATGTTAAATTTGCAATTGAACCTATTACAATAACTGGTAGTTGAGATGTTGCACAGGTGTTAGTATAGCTCCCAGATGCTGAACTAATAGGTGTTACACTTGTATAATGATTTTGTGGAAATAAACGACTGTTTTGCGACTGGTCATGGTGATAATAAGTAATGTATTCATTTTCATTTCCATAGTTTGAATGTGTATATGAAGACGCAAATAAGTTATCAGACAACCCTAATCCATCAAATATTGTAGGGTTTCCTTGATGCTTACGAATTCCTTTAACTGGAGCTTGTTCTGTTATACTATTAGCTACATAAATATCTGATACAGTATTGGCAAACTCATTACATTTAATTTCTAACCCCTCAATTGATCCACTCCCATTTGTTGTTCTGTTCTGATCGATTGCTTCTATTCCTATTGGATGATTATTAAATGTATTTTTAAATATTTCAGTTGGCTCTCCACTTCGGTTAGAGGCTATAACTCCCCATGTAAAAGAACCATGTAGTTTAGTACTAATATTGTTAAATGTATTTTCCTGAATCGTATAATCTTTACAATTATCTAAATACATTCCGTAGAGAACCGGCGACCATGAAATACCTTGGTCGTCTGTATTGAATATATTACCTGAAACATCTGATTTATCTAATCCATTAAAGTAAATACCTCTTAACGAGTTAAATGTTGATTTATTGATTTCGATATGTTTTCCATTGAATAGACCAATAAAATCATCTCCCTCATAGGCTTTTACTCCATATTCTAAATCCTCAAAATCAGAATTTGACACTTGATAAGAAGCATTAATAGAAATGATCCCCTCTCCTCTGGTTCCGGAAACAGTTGTTCTATTGTCTTCAAATTTACATCCTTTGAAGTTAACTCCATTGACATCCCACAATGTTATACGTGGGAATAAGCTATTACCAATATAATCATCTGTTGTTCTAAAGAGACAATTGGTAAATCTTGATCGGTTACTAGCTTCATAGTTTGGGTTGCTTATAGATGGATTGAAATGGTAAGATAAAAACTCAACATCTCTTTTGTTGTTAATAAAATAAGAGTCTTTTGCTCTAATGATACCTCCTGTTGAATTCCAATCCCAAGCATTCTGATTTTGCTTTTTAGTTGTTATTCCTATGATCGCATTTTCAATCATACTTCCACTTTTCATTTCAAGATAACCTTGATCGGCATAGTAATGCCCTGCATTTCTATCTCCATGCAATTCAACTCCATTCCACATAATACCATTACAAGCGTCTGATGTTAGAGTGGTATTATCTAAAGTAACTCTTGCTCCTTTTTCTATGATAAGTGTTGCTCCATCATCAAAAAGAAAGGTCATGTTCTCCATGGTAACATTTGCCCCACTAGGAATCGTTATTTTGCTTTCTACTCGTACAACCCCATTGGCATTGTTAAAAGGATTTGAATTCAAACTCCATGTTTGAACTCCTGTATTAGCAGTGTAAACAGAAGTGTATCCATCTACTTCTTTACAACAGCTTGAAGTAAAACGAGCAAAGGCATCTTCTGTATCTAACTGGGAGGGTAAATAATATAACCTTTGTGCATTAGAGGTATTGTTGGGGTCTAATACATTGATTGGACTATAACTTTGAACAGCACTAATTGTTGCTGAATTAGGTATGCCTGGATTAGCTATTTGTGCTAAATTAGATGGGCTTGTTAAATACATATTTCCATCTATTCCTAATTCTATTTGTGACCTTTCATAAATGCTTAAATCTGCTAATGATGTTTGACCAAAAGTTGGGGTTAACAATTGACTATTTGTTAAATCTAATACTGATATATAAGCATTTTGTAAATTATCATTGCTATGTGTCATATATAATAGCTCTCCAGACTTATTAAACTCTAAACCTGAAAAATATTGTTGTTTTTGAGTGACTGCCATTGCTGGACCTACATAATATCTTGCTGATAAGTCAATAAACTCCATGGTTACTGGATCAATGTCTATAATACAGACTGATGGATTACCATAGTCACTATTTCCAGAAGTGTTTGCATTTACATCTGCAAAAAGTAATATTTCAAAAGCCATTCTATAATTTCCATTAGGAAGTAGAACAAGTTCCATTTCAGTAGCATCGAAAGAGTTTCCTAAATAGAAAGCTGTTTTATGCGGTGCTGGAGGTGGAGGAAATATACCTGTATTACCACTCCAATCGTAGTTATCATAAACTAAACCTGTTGATGTGAGTTTGTACCTAAATACTCTGGTATCTCCTTTTACAAAGATGTAACGATCATCATTGGGGTTTCGGGTAGGTGCTACAACACATCTATGAATGCATGCTGCTGGATGCGCTTTATTAAGACTTTTGTAATAATCTGTCACCCCTGCTGGCAATAGTGTTACCATATCAGTAGGTTCAGTCTCCAAATACCCTAATGGTCCTGTTTCCCACGAGGGAGCCGACATATCTAAAACGCCATAATAGGTCTCACTATTTATTGGGTAAGCTTGTGTAGTAAAAATGTAAAACTTGTTACAATTTTTAGGCATTGGTACAATGAATAATTCTGCTGCTCCAACTACATTTGAAACCGCAAATTCTTGACTAATTAACCAACCATTTTTGTCATAGATATAACCGTCCAACATAAAAAACAACAATTCTCCATTTGCATCATGCATAATGTTATGTGTGTATTCAGCAGGTCGCCCATCATAGGCATCTGGCCAACTGATATTTCCTCCATAAGGACCTACGGTTGGAGTGGGGAGAGAAGAAGAAACAAGTGGGTTTAATAAACTTAATTCGAGCTTCGAGCCTGGCAATGTCCACAATGGGGACTGTGCTGTTATAGTTATTAATGAAATTAACATAACTATCAATAAAAGTTGTTTTTTCATAGATTTATTGGTTTAAAGTTTTGATTAAAGCGTAAAAATAATGAATAATGTTAAACTAATTTTGATTTTGTTTAGTTATCTTTGGTAATATTAGTATAAATAAAACACTATGAGTATAGGTAGAACAATAAAACAACTAAGGGAACTAAGAGATTACACACAAGCATATATGGCTAAAGAACTAGGGATAAGTGTTAGTGGATACGGTAAAATCGAGAGAGATGAAACTGATATTACCTTATCTCGCTTACAACAAATAGCCAATGTATTAGAAACACAAATAGATTCTATTTTAGATTTTGAATCAAAAAATGTATTTAATCAATATTATAATAAACAAGCTAACGCAATAGTTCAGAACTTACAGATTATAAATGATGAATCCATAAAAGACTACTTTAATGAATTAAAAAAAGAAATTAATGATTTGAAAAAAGGAATTAACAAATTAAATAATGAGTAAAACACTTGTCATATCTTTTGTTTATTATCTCCTTTATATCTCAACTTATAGTCAAACCACTTTTTATAAGGATATATATAAGGGAGGTGTTTCTGGAGGTGGTTTTACGGCTTATGGCACAGGAACTATATTTTATGAAATACCTGATAACTCCTCAATAAAGAAAGCTTTTTTATTATGTGCGAATTGGTTAACCGACACAGTTCAGCATTCCATTTACATAGATGGTTATGAAGTAATTTTAGATAGCAACAGAAGGGTTACGCAAGAATATCTATCAAACACCAATATTGGCAATAATTACTCGTCTGTTTATGTATCAGATATCACAAACATAATAAATATAAACAATGATAGCCTCGTTATAAATTCTCCAGTAAATATAAACAACTCTTTCCAGTACTACCTAGATTTCTATGTGATTATTTTTTATGAAAACATATCATTTCCTCTGATAAGTGCATCTATTGATGTTCTTGACAAGAATGTAGTTGGAATAATGAATAATAGCCATAATATTGAGTCTCCATTTTTAGCTAAACCCCTATCAGTTTCATTATTAACAGGTCATATGACAACATTTGATGACAGCACAGATGTCTATCTAAATGACAGCATATTTATTGGAAGAATAGGAGGACAAGAAGAAGACTGTTTATCAAGCGCTGGTGTATTTGGTAACTTCTATTATCAAAATGATACATTATATGGTTTAAAAGATGACACACCTGATAGTATAATGAATGGTTCAGATGTTTTATTTGATTTAAAATCATATAATATTGAATCAAATTTTTCATTAAAATATATTTATCAAGACTATGTGTCACCCACGCCAGAATCTACAACTAACCCTATATGGGCAACTTTTTTAACTTATTCAACCAAATGTGATACCTTACATAGCTACTCTAACATATCCGACACAACAATTTGCTTTGGAGAACCATTGGAATTAATAGTAGGAGGAGATAGTACTTATTTGTATTCATGGCGTTATAAAGGAAATATTGTTAGTACTGATTCTATACTTAATATTGCTCCTGAACAAAGTAGAATTTATAGTATTTTAGTGTCTGATACATCCGGATGCAGTAAAACAGAAATAATCAATATCAAAGTAAAAGAGAATCCCAACCACTATAATAGTACGCAAGATGCAGTATGCCCTAATAATAATGGTGTCATTGTTATAGATAGTGTTCAAGGCATTGCACCTCCCTATCGCTATAATATAGACAATGGAACTTGGCAAACAGCACCAGTATTTGCAAACCTTTCTTCAGGAAGTTATGATGTAGGTGTAATAGATACTAATGGTTGTATTTCAACTAATGTTATTAATATACAAGATAGTATTGATACTCAAGCAGACTTCGTTTTTCCAATCTATTCTACCAATTCACCTACAACAATAAATTTTGAAAACCAAAGCGAAAATGCGACTAATTATCAGTGGTATATAAATGGCCTGTTAGTTACTACAGAAACAAACTTGTCTTACCTATTTGAAGAAGAAGGTGAATATGAAATATTTTTGATAGCCAGTAAAACAAATGGACTTTGTTCTGACA
Protein-coding sequences here:
- a CDS encoding T9SS type A sorting domain-containing protein, which produces MKKQLLLIVMLISLITITAQSPLWTLPGSKLELSLLNPLVSSSLPTPTVGPYGGNISWPDAYDGRPAEYTHNIMHDANGELLFFMLDGYIYDKNGWLISQEFAVSNVVGAAELFIVPMPKNCNKFYIFTTQAYPINSETYYGVLDMSAPSWETGPLGYLETEPTDMVTLLPAGVTDYYKSLNKAHPAACIHRCVVAPTRNPNDDRYIFVKGDTRVFRYKLTSTGLVYDNYDWSGNTGIFPPPPAPHKTAFYLGNSFDATEMELVLLPNGNYRMAFEILLFADVNANTSGNSDYGNPSVCIIDIDPVTMEFIDLSARYYVGPAMAVTQKQQYFSGLEFNKSGELLYMTHSNDNLQNAYISVLDLTNSQLLTPTFGQTSLADLSIYERSQIELGIDGNMYLTSPSNLAQIANPGIPNSATISAVQSYSPINVLDPNNTSNAQRLYYLPSQLDTEDAFARFTSSCCKEVDGYTSVYTANTGVQTWSLNSNPFNNANGVVRVESKITIPSGANVTMENMTFLFDDGATLIIEKGARVTLDNTTLTSDACNGIMWNGVELHGDRNAGHYYADQGYLEMKSGSMIENAIIGITTKKQNQNAWDWNSTGGIIRAKDSYFINNKRDVEFLSYHFNPSISNPNYEASNRSRFTNCLFRTTDDYIGNSLFPRITLWDVNGVNFKGCKFEDNRTTVSGTRGEGIISINASYQVSNSDFEDLEYGVKAYEGDDFIGLFNGKHIEINKSTFNSLRGIYFNGLDKSDVSGNIFNTDDQGISWSPVLYGMYLDNCKDYTIQENTFNNISTKLHGSFTWGVIASNRSGEPTEIFKNTFNNHPIGIEAIDQNRTTNGSGSIEGLEIKCNEFANTVSDIYVANSITEQAPVKGIRKHQGNPTIFDGLGLSDNLFASSYTHSNYGNENEYITYYHHDQSQNSRLFPQNHYTSVTPISSASGSYTNTCATSQLPVIVIGSIANLTFLKSGAMLNLNTAINTYNSLIDGGSTAQLEAEVASTTDQDAYANYMDLMDKAGYLSDEVLMEVAKKEDGFTLAMIRNILVANPQSAKIKELDEILDNRINQLPQYMRNQIKLGKTTLSTEEFLALEVSKYRKELDQIIQAGIEYIAYDTISYDSTEALIDLVSNTGLVKYELQKLKIAMAKGNQSLVSSTLSTLNSFDLTDQENKYIDDLTLFNNLKQNWEIEGYQVHDLPQSEIDKLKELVLDNRLGHSSAQAILALNNESSYIEPAYMPDLTKSMYVNHSLDLEEKDEFMLLYPNPTTDFVSVRYKYLEPYQNLTLSVTDILGKQVYSEVLTEDENEIVLSLKDYTNGSYIITITADEKVVYTDKVVKK
- a CDS encoding helix-turn-helix domain-containing protein, with the translated sequence MSIGRTIKQLRELRDYTQAYMAKELGISVSGYGKIERDETDITLSRLQQIANVLETQIDSILDFESKNVFNQYYNKQANAIVQNLQIINDESIKDYFNELKKEINDLKKGINKLNNE